The following nucleotide sequence is from Burkholderia gladioli.
GCTGGTATTGACCAGCGGCCAGGCGAAATCGAAGGCCCGCTGCGGGTCGGCGCCGGCCAGCAGGGTGGCGATCACGGCGATCGGGCCGCCCGAGGACACCACCCAGACTTCCTCGGCGCTCTCCTTGGCGAGCGTGTCCCAGGCCGCCAGCACCGCGGCGCGGAAGGCCGGCCAGGCGAGCGTGTAGTCGCCGTCGGCCTGGCCCGAGGTCCAGCGCGCCACGGCCGCCGAGAACAGCGCCTGGAACGCGCGGCGCGGGTCGCCCGAGGCGGCCAGCTCGGCCAGCAGCGCCTCGCGCGAGGCCAGCTCGGGTCGCAGGCGCGCCACCAGTTCGTCGGAATCGAGTTCGTCGAGGCCGGGCAGCACGCGGATCGGCGGCTCGATGCCGGCCGCCCGCGCGGCCAGCGTCGCCGTCTGCGCGTGGCGGCGCAGCGTGCCGGTGAAGATCGCGCCGGGCCGGCCGCCGCGCGCCGCCATCCAGGCGCCGAGCTTGCCGGCCTGGGTCTCGCCGCGCGAGGACAGGCAATCGTAGTCGGCCGCGTCGAAGCTGGCCTGCGCGTGGCGGATCAGGAAGATCTCGCTCATCGCCACGCTCTGGCCGCCTCGATGCGCGCGCGGCAGCGCAGCGTCAGGTAGCGCACCGCGTCGCCGAAGCCCGCGAAGGCCGGGTTGGTGGTCTGGCCGAGCACGTAGCGGCGGTAGATCTGCTGGATGATGCCCATCAGCCGGAACAGGCCGAACACCTCGTAGAAGGCGAAACCGCCGATCTCGGTGCCGGTGCGCTCGCCGTAGTGCGCCACCAGCTCGGCGCGCGTCATCATGCCGGGCGCGTGGGTCGGCTGGCGGCGCATCGCGCGGAACGGCGCCTCGTCGTCGGCCTGCACCCAGTAGGCGAGCGAGCCGCCCAGGTCCATCAGCGGATCGCCGAGCGTGGCCATCTCCCAGTCGAGCACGCCGACGATGCGCAGCGGGTCCCGCGGATCGAGCACCACGTTGTCGAAGCGGTAGTCGTTGTGGATCACGCAGAGCCGCCCGTCGCGCGCCGGCCGGTTCACCTCCAGCCAGCCCGTCACGTCCTCGGCGGGATCGGTGCCGTCGGTCAGCGCGCGCTGCCAGCGCTCGCGCCAGCCGCTCACCTGCCGCGCCACGTAGCCTTCGCCGCGGCCGAAGGCGGCGATCGCCGGCGCCGAGGCGTCCACCGCGTGCAGCTCCACCAGCCGCTCGACGAAACTCTCGCAGAGCCGCCGCGTGCCGGCCGCGTCGAGCCCGAGCTCGGGCGGCAGGTCGCGCCGCAGGATCACCCCGGCCAGTCGCTCCATCACGTAGAACTCCGAACCGATCAGCGAGGCGTCGTCGCAGCGCGCGACGATGCCGGGCACGTAGGGATAGGCTGGCTTGAGCGCGGCCATCACGGCGGCCTCGCGCAGCATGTCGTGGGCCGAGCCCGCCTTCGCGCCGGCCGGCGGGCGGCGCAGCACCAGCTCGCGATCGGGATAGCCGAGCAGGTAGGTCAGGTTCGAGGCGCCACCATGGAACTGGCGGATCTCGGGCGTGCCTGCCAGGCCGGGCACCTGCGCCTTGAGGAATGCGTCGAGCCTTGCCGCGTCGAGCCGGTCCTCGTCGCGCACCTCGCGGGCGCCGTCGATCGGCGCGCTCATGCCGCGGCTCCCGCGCGACGGCTCGCCTGCTCACCGGCCTGGCGCTTGAACTCGAGCTTGGCGACCACTCCGCGATGCACCTCGTCGGGCCCGTCGGCCAGACGCAGCACGCGCGCATAGGCATACAGGTGGGTCAGCGGCACGTCGTCGGACACGCCCGCGCCGCCGTGGATCTGGATCGCCGCGTCGGCGGCCTGCTGGGCCACCGCCGGCACCACCACCTTGATCTGCGAGATCAGGCTCAAGGCTGCCTTGACGCCCTGCGTGTCGATGGTCCAGGCGGCCTTCAGCGTCAGCAGGCGCGCCTGGTCTATCGCCATGCGCAGGTTCGCGACGATGTCGGCATTGCCGCCCAGCGCCGCCAGCGGCTTGCCGAACGCGGTGCGCGAGGCGGCCCGCTCGCACAGCAGGCCCAGCGCGCGTTCGGCGGCGCCCAGCGCGCGCATGCAGTGATGGATGCGGCCCGGCCCGAGCCGGCCCTGGGCGATCTCGAAGCCGCGCCCGGGGCCGAGGATCACGTTCGAGGCCGGCACCCGCACCTGGTCGAACACCACCTCGCCATGGCCCGAGGGCTCGTCGTAATGATGGAAGGCCGGCAGCATGCGCTCGATGCGCACGCCCTTCGCGTCGAGCGGGCAGATCACCATGGTGTGGCGGCGATGCGGCTCCGCCCCGGCATCGGTCAGGCCCATGAAGATCGCGACCCGCGCATGCGGATGGCCGATCCCGGTCGACCACCACTTGCGGCCGTTCAGCACGAACTCGTCGCCGTCGGGCGTCGCGGTGGCGCGCATGTTGGTGGCGTCCGACGAGGCCACCTCGGGCTCGGTCATGCAGAATGCCGAGCGGATCTCGCCGGCCAGCAGCGGCGCGAGCCAGCGCGCCTGCTGCCCGGGCGTGCCGTAGCGCGCCAGCACCTCCATGTTGCCGGTGTCGGGCGCGTTGCAGTTGAACACCTCGGGCGCGATGAAGGAATGGCCCATGATCTCGGCGAGCGGCGCGTACTCGGCATTGGACAGCCCCGCGCCGCCGTGCTCGGCCTCGGGCAGGAACAGGTTCCAGAGGCCGGCGGCGCGCGCCTTCTGCTTGAGCGCCTCCATCACGGGCGGCTGGCGCCATTGCCGCCAGTCGGCGCCGCCGGTCAGTTCGGCGGCATAGTGCGCCTCGGCGGGCGCGATCTCGTCGCGCATGAAGCGGCTCAGTCGGTCGGCGAAATCCTGGCTGCGAGCGGTCGGCGTGAAGTCCATGGCATCGTTCCGGTTGAAGTGGCACTCAATCTACGCCGATCCCGCCGATCGATGAAATGAATGTTCTTCATGTCAGGTCATCAAAGGGATTAATATGCTGGCTTCCCTTTCGCCCGCTGCGGCCCGTCGCCGGCCGCCCGCCCCGTGAGCTCCGACCTGCGCCTCGACCTCAACCTGTTCCGCGTGCTCGACGCGATCCACAGCCATGGCGGGATCAGCGCGGCCGCGCGCACCCTGCACCTGACCCAGCCCGCCGTCACGCACGCGCTGAACCGGCTGCGCGCGCATTTCGACGATCCGCTGTTCGTGCGCCAGGGCAATCGCATGACGCCCACCGAGCGCACCCGCGCCATGATCGGCGAGGTGCAGCGACACCTGAAGGGCCTGCAGGCGGCCGCGCAGGCACAGGCGAGGTTCGATCCCGCCACGCTCGAGCAGCGCTTCGTGGTGGGCATCCGCGACGTGCTCGAGTCGATCGCGCTGCCGCAATTGGTGGAGCGGCTCGCGCGCGAGGCGCCGCGCATCACCGTGGTCAGCCGGCGCATCGTGCTGGCCGAGGTGGGCCGCGAGATCGCCGGCGGCCAGCTCGACCTGGCGATCGACCGGCGCGTGCCGACCGGGCCGCAGATCGTGCGCGAGCCGCTGGTCGACGACGCGCTCGCCGTGGTGCTGCGCCGCGATCATCCGCTCACGCAGGGCCCGCTGCGCCGCGCCGAGTATTTCGCGGCGCGCCATGTGACGGTCTCGCCGCTCGGCGAGCCGAATTCGCTCGACGTCCTGCTGGCCGCCGACGGCCGCTTTCGCCGCATCCAGCTGGTCTGCCAGCACTATTTCGCGGCCTGCCAGATCGCGGCGGCGGGCGACCTGCTGCTGACCCTGCCGCGCTCCTACGCGCGGCGCATGGCGGCGCTGCTGCCGATCGTCGTCAGGCCGCTGCCGCTGCGCGTGAAGCCCTATGCGATCCAGGCCTACTGGCACGAGTCGCGCGACGGCGACGGCGCGCATCGCTGGTTTCGCGAGCGGGTGGCGCAGATCGTGCGCGAGGCGGCCACCGGCGAGGCCGGTGCCGTTGGCGAGGACGAAGCCGGCTGAGGCGGCTGAGGCGGCTGAGGTGGCTGAGGTGGCTGAGGTGGCTGAGGTGGCTGAGGTGGCGGCAACTGGAACGGCCGCCGCCGCGCCGTGGCCGGCAGCGACACCACATCCTGGCGGCAAGACGTTTATGCTTCGAGGGCGCGAGCACGCATCGCGGGCTGCGAATCCGGCCGACCGCGATGCGCCGCTCGCCGAAGCCAGCACCGAACCCATCGCCGCATCACCGCATCACGACGAACCGAGGAATGCCATGCCCCTGATCCACGCCGCAGCCGAGCTGGCTGCCGATGCCCCGAACTATCTCGTCGACATCCAGGCCGGCGCCCATCGCTTCCAGGGCGACGAGGCCGAACGCGAGGGCGGCCGCGGCGCCGGCCCCGCGCCCTACGAGCTGCTGCTGGCGAGCCTCTGCCAATGCACCGTGGCGACGCTGCGCATGTACATGCAGCGCAAGGAATGGCCGGCCGTGAAGCTGCACGCGCATGCCGAGCTGCACGCGGACCGCGACGGCGCGCAATACGTGCGTCGCACCATCACGGTCGACGGCGAGCTGGAGGAGGCGCAGCGCGCGCGGCTCGGCGAGATCGCCGAGAAGACGCCGCTCACGCTGTTCATCAAGCGCGGCACGCGCATCGAAACCACCTTGCGCTGAAGCACCGGCATGAAAAATCCGCGCGACCAGGCATGCAAGCTGGTCGCGCGGTGTGTCCCTGGCACGGGGCGACGCCGCCCCGCCCGCCTCGTCAGATGCCGAGCGCCGACAGATCGGGCTTGCCGTCCTCACCCGCCGGCGGGCACCAGAAGAACGCGCCCGTGATCGGCTGGGTGAAGCGGAACAGCCCGTCGAGCACGCCGTCGGTGGCGCCCACCATGCGCCGCATCTGCACCTCGAAGGCCCGGAACGAGTGGCCGAAGGCGACGAAATAGAGGCCCGCGCGGCGCTCGTCGGCCCACGGCGCCGAGCGGCGCAGCACCTTGGCCTCGGGCGTGAAGCTCTCCTGCTCGGTGCGCTTGACGTGCGCATAGGCCGGCGCGTCCTCCAGCTCCTCGTTGTCCGACTTGCGGCGGCCGACGATGCGATCCATCTCATCGCCCGGAATCGCCTCCATCGACGGGAAATCGTGCACCCATTGCTGCACGGCCACGAAGCTCGCGCCGTCCAGGCCCGGGCCCTTGCCGCTCACGAAGGCGGTCTCCACGGCTTCCTCGGCTTCGGGATTCTCGGTGCCGTCCTCGTAGCCGGACAGGTCGCGATCGTCGGCATAGCGGAACGCATTGGCGGCGCTGTCGAGCACGAAGGCCGGCGCCAGCAGCTTCTCGATCGCGCGCGAACGCAGCGTGATCTCGCCATGATCCTCGCCGCGCAGCCAGATCCACAGCGCCACCTGGGTGGACGGCACCGGCGCGCCCGGCTTCGACATATCCGGGAACGGCTTGAGCCCATCGATCTTGCGGTCGAGCCCCTGCACCAGCGAGGGACCGAAGCCGACCACCGTGTGCGCCGTGTCGATCGCCTCGCGCAGCGCGCCGAGCGCGCGCACGACGTCCTCGGCGCGGGCGGTCTGGAACGAGAGATAGCGGTTGGCCGACGGAAGCGGCGCCAGGATGCCCTGCTGGAAGGTGCTCATCGTGATGTGGGTCTTTTCGGTGGATGCGGGATGCGGGGATGCGGGAATTCGAGGGCCGGATTGTCCCATACCTCGCACGCAGCGCCCAAGGCAGGCGAACGGCGGCGCGGCGACGCCGCGTGTCGCATCGGCAACACAAGCCCCAGCCGACGCTTGGCAGCGCCTCCCGCCTGTGTTTACAATCGCGGTCATGGGGCAAAATGTCGCCCCAAGAAAGTCGTAGTCCAGCGCGAGCGGCGCCTGCCCCGCGCGTTTCCCATCCACGCTCCATCCATTCACGTTCAAGGGAGGTCAGAGATGATGCATCACATGCCATCCACGAGTGGCTTCCCGAACGCCGTCCGACAAGGCACCTGCTAGGTCCCTTGCACGCGACGGGCTTCCGAGGCCCGTCCGTCCGCAGTTC
It contains:
- a CDS encoding phosphotransferase family protein, yielding MSAPIDGAREVRDEDRLDAARLDAFLKAQVPGLAGTPEIRQFHGGASNLTYLLGYPDRELVLRRPPAGAKAGSAHDMLREAAVMAALKPAYPYVPGIVARCDDASLIGSEFYVMERLAGVILRRDLPPELGLDAAGTRRLCESFVERLVELHAVDASAPAIAAFGRGEGYVARQVSGWRERWQRALTDGTDPAEDVTGWLEVNRPARDGRLCVIHNDYRFDNVVLDPRDPLRIVGVLDWEMATLGDPLMDLGGSLAYWVQADDEAPFRAMRRQPTHAPGMMTRAELVAHYGERTGTEIGGFAFYEVFGLFRLMGIIQQIYRRYVLGQTTNPAFAGFGDAVRYLTLRCRARIEAARAWR
- a CDS encoding Dyp-type peroxidase yields the protein MSTFQQGILAPLPSANRYLSFQTARAEDVVRALGALREAIDTAHTVVGFGPSLVQGLDRKIDGLKPFPDMSKPGAPVPSTQVALWIWLRGEDHGEITLRSRAIEKLLAPAFVLDSAANAFRYADDRDLSGYEDGTENPEAEEAVETAFVSGKGPGLDGASFVAVQQWVHDFPSMEAIPGDEMDRIVGRRKSDNEELEDAPAYAHVKRTEQESFTPEAKVLRRSAPWADERRAGLYFVAFGHSFRAFEVQMRRMVGATDGVLDGLFRFTQPITGAFFWCPPAGEDGKPDLSALGI
- a CDS encoding OsmC family protein encodes the protein MPLIHAAAELAADAPNYLVDIQAGAHRFQGDEAEREGGRGAGPAPYELLLASLCQCTVATLRMYMQRKEWPAVKLHAHAELHADRDGAQYVRRTITVDGELEEAQRARLGEIAEKTPLTLFIKRGTRIETTLR
- a CDS encoding acyl-CoA dehydrogenase family protein codes for the protein MDFTPTARSQDFADRLSRFMRDEIAPAEAHYAAELTGGADWRQWRQPPVMEALKQKARAAGLWNLFLPEAEHGGAGLSNAEYAPLAEIMGHSFIAPEVFNCNAPDTGNMEVLARYGTPGQQARWLAPLLAGEIRSAFCMTEPEVASSDATNMRATATPDGDEFVLNGRKWWSTGIGHPHARVAIFMGLTDAGAEPHRRHTMVICPLDAKGVRIERMLPAFHHYDEPSGHGEVVFDQVRVPASNVILGPGRGFEIAQGRLGPGRIHHCMRALGAAERALGLLCERAASRTAFGKPLAALGGNADIVANLRMAIDQARLLTLKAAWTIDTQGVKAALSLISQIKVVVPAVAQQAADAAIQIHGGAGVSDDVPLTHLYAYARVLRLADGPDEVHRGVVAKLEFKRQAGEQASRRAGAAA
- a CDS encoding histidine phosphatase family protein, giving the protein MSEIFLIRHAQASFDAADYDCLSSRGETQAGKLGAWMAARGGRPGAIFTGTLRRHAQTATLAARAAGIEPPIRVLPGLDELDSDELVARLRPELASREALLAELAASGDPRRAFQALFSAAVARWTSGQADGDYTLAWPAFRAAVLAAWDTLAKESAEEVWVVSSGGPIAVIATLLAGADPQRAFDFAWPLVNTSVSRIRTGRRGAQLVTYNAWPHLDTAADAALVTHR
- a CDS encoding LysR family transcriptional regulator; the encoded protein is MSSDLRLDLNLFRVLDAIHSHGGISAAARTLHLTQPAVTHALNRLRAHFDDPLFVRQGNRMTPTERTRAMIGEVQRHLKGLQAAAQAQARFDPATLEQRFVVGIRDVLESIALPQLVERLAREAPRITVVSRRIVLAEVGREIAGGQLDLAIDRRVPTGPQIVREPLVDDALAVVLRRDHPLTQGPLRRAEYFAARHVTVSPLGEPNSLDVLLAADGRFRRIQLVCQHYFAACQIAAAGDLLLTLPRSYARRMAALLPIVVRPLPLRVKPYAIQAYWHESRDGDGAHRWFRERVAQIVREAATGEAGAVGEDEAG